In Conger conger chromosome 5, fConCon1.1, whole genome shotgun sequence, the DNA window AAAATCCACATGAGTACAGATGGAATACTGTACATTGCATCAATGCTAAATCTTTCTTTAATTTCCGTTGATCGATATTATGCAGTTTGTCAGCCCCTCCACTACCGGACCAAGATCACCACTTGTGCCACAGTGATCATGATCCTGGTCAGTTGGAGTGTGTCTGCCTTTGTTGGATTTGCGTTGGTATTTCTGGAGCTGAACATATTGGGCAGTGAAGAtttttataatgaaaatgtTGCTTGTGTTGGAGGCTGTGTTCTCTTTCAGGCTGAAACAGCAAGTTCAATAACGTGCATTCTCACTTTTTATATGCCTGGGTTCGTTATGTTGGTCATGTATCAGAAAATCTTCCATGTTGCACAGAAGCAAGCCCGGTCTATTCACAGCATTGGCTGTAACAATGTGCAATCTGAAAACAGAACATCATCTAGTAACAAGGAGCGAAAGGCTACAAAGACCCTGGCAATTGTTATGGGGGTATTCTTGTCATGCTGTATACCCTTTTTTATATGTAACCTAATTAATCCATACATTAATTATTCCATTCCACCTGTATTATTGGAAACAGTTTTCTGTATTACCTATTTAAATTCAACATGTAATCCTATTATTTACGGTTTCTACTATAGTTGGTTTAGAAAAGCattcaaaatgattatttttggtAAAATATTTCATGCTGATTCCTCAAGAGCAAATTTGTTCAcagagtgaaaatattttaattcccCATTCATTTCTTGTTTTGACATCATCAGGTTGAAGATCTGCGATTTAAAATATTAGAAATTgactatgtatttattagacttctactgctgtagcctatccacttagagttatgatgcattgtgtgttcagagatgctaatCTTCATAccatttttgtaatgtgtggttatttgcattactgtcaccttcctgtcagctttgaccagtctggctattctcctctgacgtctctcattaacaaggcgtttctgtgtgcagaactgctgcttacttgattttcttttcttcttctttttgcaccattctttgcaaatgcTAGTGactagtgtgcttgaaaatcccaggagatcaccagtttctgagatactcaaaccaccctgtctgtcaccaacaatcattccattcaAGTCATagattttttccacattttgatggttgatgtgaacattaactgaagctcctgacctgtatctacatgattgtatgcattgcactgctgccacacaattggctgattagataatcagaTGAataataggtgtaataaagtaaaacaattcctaataaagtgctcgataAATGTATATTCTTCATCACCTCAAAAGAGCTAACGTCATATTCTTTGATCtacaatgtgaaaaatgtataactcaatgtttttatattgtaatGTTTGAGAATGCTTTAAGAACCactaatgaaataaacaaaataacatgtgttattattgttgctttcatatttatatcatacaaaaaactgtgacacaAAGAACCTGCAAAATGGCGATGCCCGATTGTTAAAAATACTGTCCGCTAGTGTGAATAGCAGTTTAGATTCATATTTGCAATGCAAGGCAGTAAAACAGCAGACTCCCCTATGCCACGCTaacggtttacaaccctgacctggcatattctaacaattcTTGATGCTCCAACATcgtaacaaaaatatacaattcagaagttgcatgaataaaaacatgtttttttcttagGTCACTTTTATTCCAGGTCCGGCCgacatatttctggtttggtagaaatacaagtttgttttgcaaataaaatttgatacagacatatttatggaacaaaTACCCCCCCTGTTTGTATGGTTTTCTGATTAACATGCAAGTTTAATTTGTAATCTGTTCAGCTAACTATGTTTTTGCTGGGACTATACCGAAGTAATTACCTTGAGTAATCTTTTTTCgagagctttataaaaacatactctcagatattttttctttggagagatttggggacaatTGAGGACaactgggtgcagttttgggaaacctcacgtggaatttgaatgcctgtccaGATCAGAAAGCTTGTGCACGCATATGAAGTAGTTTTGGGTTGGCCCTGACTCAGACATTGAGATATTAATTGCtatactataaaaacataatgggCCTAATTTATCAATATTTCTGAAGTCCCTtggcaaatgtatgtgtgatcggaaaAAAACTAACAACTTTCGCCAGATTCATGAAAGAGGTGTAGGCACGTTTTTTTCATATCCACATGcctgttgataaataccaaacaCTCATAATCAAAGGCACGTACACAAAATTTGTGATCAGCATAAATTGATgcccctaaaacaccatatatggaatttTGGGTTTTTAAAGAGAGaaacatacaccaatcagccataacattaaaaccacctgcttaaactagtttttttccacaattacaaatgctttaaactgtataaacttgtctataatcACTTGATAGAGcatttgttttgtgattttacTATCTTGGtctgtactggtgttcatgatcacgtctatcttaacaaatgctccaggacctgtagaatttttttatatttaagatttttaagattttttaaaatatctatCCGACAtatgtttcaccacatgcagtaccactCACTGTAGGAATTTCATTTTTGCCTGTTTCACCATTACACATATCAAAATATTGTATCCACAGGAATTTTACTATCTCTGGAACAAGTAGAGCTCACTTAAAAGGTTTGTTGACCAGTACTGGGCCATTAGTCCAGCTAATGGGAGCTGCTGTGCACAAACAACTACAGTAGGACTTCTTCCCAGTATACGGACAGCTATTAGCAAGCAATTCTAGTGATAGCAGAGCTCTTTTTCTCCTGTGTAAACAAACTATAAACTTTACAATATTGGTTTGGGTAAAGTAATGTTAACGTTTAAAgtagcacattttcattttattaagcaCGAAGCACATGTCATGGAATGGCAAGATGATGGACAGAATCATTATGGAGGTGGAGCAGACTGTATGTCTCTATcgagtacatttaaaaatacaaacaacaaaCTAGCAGAAATAGGCTACAGTTCAgcagttttacagttttacaatCGATTAATCAGTAagtgacatttaaaaatgggTCACATGGTAATTTTATCAGCGACTTTTG includes these proteins:
- the LOC133129597 gene encoding trace amine-associated receptor 1-like — protein: MNFSEPAMTEDLYFCYESVNKSCPKVIYPTMIRVLLHIFFMVIIVITLCGNLLVIISIAHFKQLQTPTNYLILSLAVTDFLMGGFIMPPYMVRIIESCWYFGDVFCKIHMSTDGILYIASMLNLSLISVDRYYAVCQPLHYRTKITTCATVIMILVSWSVSAFVGFALVFLELNILGSEDFYNENVACVGGCVLFQAETASSITCILTFYMPGFVMLVMYQKIFHVAQKQARSIHSIGCNNVQSENRTSSSNKERKATKTLAIVMGVFLSCCIPFFICNLINPYINYSIPPVLLETVFCITYLNSTCNPIIYGFYYSWFRKAFKMIIFGKIFHADSSRANLFTE